A window of the Selenomonadales bacterium genome harbors these coding sequences:
- a CDS encoding type Z 30S ribosomal protein S14, producing the protein MAKKSMIIKQAREQKFPVRRYNRCRICGRPHAYMRKFGLCRICFRELAHEGQIPGVKKASW; encoded by the coding sequence GTGGCCAAGAAGTCGATGATTATCAAGCAGGCCAGAGAACAGAAGTTTCCTGTGCGCAGATATAATCGTTGCCGGATTTGCGGCCGTCCACACGCCTACATGCGGAAGTTCGGACTATGCAGAATTTGCTTTCGCGAACTAGCCCATGAAGGTCAGATTCCCGGCGTCAAGAAGGCCAGTTGGTAA
- the rplE gene encoding 50S ribosomal protein L5 encodes MTRLKEKYQKEVRLALKTKFGYENDMQIPRLEKIVLNMGVGKAIGNSKILDAAAKDLATIAGQKPVITRARQSISNFKLREGMAIGAKVTLRGDRMYEFLDKFININLPRVRDFRGVSPKSFDGRGNYTIGVKEQLIFPEIDYDKVDQVQGMDITIVTTAKTDEEAKELLAKLGMPFRA; translated from the coding sequence GTGACAAGGTTGAAGGAAAAGTACCAAAAGGAAGTACGCTTAGCCCTTAAGACCAAGTTCGGCTATGAGAACGACATGCAGATACCGCGCCTGGAGAAAATCGTACTGAACATGGGCGTAGGTAAAGCCATAGGCAACAGCAAAATCCTAGACGCGGCAGCTAAGGACCTTGCCACTATTGCCGGGCAAAAGCCGGTCATCACCCGCGCGCGTCAAAGCATTTCGAACTTTAAGCTGCGTGAAGGCATGGCCATTGGGGCAAAAGTCACATTGCGCGGCGACCGCATGTATGAGTTCCTCGACAAGTTCATTAACATTAACCTTCCCCGCGTGCGCGACTTCAGAGGCGTTTCCCCAAAATCCTTTGATGGGCGCGGCAATTACACCATTGGCGTCAAAGAGCAGCTTATCTTCCCCGAGATTGACTACGACAAAGTCGATCAGGTTCAGGGTATGGACATCACCATAGTGACCACCGCCAAAACTGATGAGGAAGCGAAGGAACTGCTCGCGAAGCTCGGCATGCCGTTTCGCGCGTAA
- the rplX gene encoding 50S ribosomal protein L24 → MPQSVKLHVRKDDHVIVLSGKDEGKKGKVLKCFPGKGRVVVEGVNIVSRHRKPTREVPQGGIIKQEAPIHSSNVMVVCGSCKKPTRVAHKPMTDGKFVRACKKCGENIDR, encoded by the coding sequence CATGTTCGTAAGGACGACCATGTGATAGTCCTCTCCGGTAAGGACGAGGGCAAAAAAGGCAAAGTGCTCAAGTGCTTTCCAGGCAAGGGCCGTGTGGTCGTGGAAGGCGTCAATATCGTGAGCCGTCACCGCAAACCTACGCGCGAGGTGCCCCAGGGCGGCATCATCAAGCAAGAGGCTCCTATTCACAGTTCTAACGTAATGGTTGTCTGCGGCAGCTGTAAGAAGCCCACCCGGGTTGCTCACAAGCCAATGACAGACGGCAAGTTCGTTCGCGCCTGCAAGAAGTGTGGCGAGAACATCGACAGGTAG